From Paenibacillus sp. GP183, one genomic window encodes:
- a CDS encoding glutamate synthase-related protein, whose translation MRNEGRFQNLLETEHDSCGIICIIEKDGHPSRDNIQKTINALVKMEHRSGFINGEGDGCGILTDIPRALWAKKLTEAGLDSKLAYDPRFSVAHIFVPRKLDLTAGQMQEGIRGLFQNFGVSILMEQENQVDNRVLGLNGLNDEPTFWQIAALCDKQEVNTADHLFELHVSIEARYHVHVASLSNVTAAYKVMGAASILPKYFNDTRDPLFAAQVTIGHNRYSTNTLSSFFRVQPFSLLGHNGEINTVKKMRIEADMVGVPLVDGGSDSQDMNRTIETFIHRFGLSLFEAMEMVFPPIINEMKQFRPELQDLYVYYRQVWGHYAQGPAGLVSRYGNECIFSVDALGLRPLWMVESESSLYFSSEQGVITVDEMVADPKSIAPGEKIGVVLTPGEHVQVIPYHAVQNTVLERTKGRINFVGLRRFLNPASLGEADFKNETIAVTDPLYSAFGWDREGIQMIETMSETGAEPIRSLGHDGPHAALNGERQNVPDFIKESVAVVTNPAIDRDREMEHFSTRVIVGPRPAVYGQVDAKLRLELLTPLVLEGSEGTDSEEHLSQPSLEQLLLRFKAEGEGHVVTLSATFTRGTSLRQGLDALAAAAVSAVRGGASLLVLDDAEAHQNDRLWIDPHLAVSKIDIALRAEKLGFGDNLRRQVTLVLRSAAIRSLHDIAVACGLGADVISPYLLFATASDKEGSPAAARKVYMALTKGLEKVISTIGTHELRGYTRFFSSIGFHPEVAEVLDIVNYLGSEKAGTGFANLEADAEARYVDYANPKAKAARNFRFFQRIWKSLTEAAAGTAPYNDYRDKLREEEKKNPVSIRHVADFNYEKAHTEGRGPLQPSEVDITVGKHDLPMLISSMSFGSQNETAFRAYAEAGERLNMVTMNGEGGEIKDMLGRYKRTRGAQVASGRFGINVELANAVAFLEIKIGQGAKPGEGGHLPGSKVTAKIAAARNATIGSDLISPSNNHDIYSIEDLAQIISELKEASGRKAQIIVKVPVVPGIGTIAVGVAKAGADIITLSGFDGGTGAARVHSLTHVGLPTEIGTKLAHVALIEAGLRHQVELWSDGGLKSGADVVKMIMLGANRCGFGSISMQAIGCTTCRGCHLDTCHVGIATQIDSMEEAEEKGLRRFVPREFDLAVDSLVRLFSAMGEEICEIVAELGFKSAQELVGRSDLLQQVSHLDRIDLSDILRPAPLQFIVPSDYAKAIGVASSDIRIAAGAEGQEFFPDTLSMHAAIDRRWSRVDAETRILGSRYSSHRVRDRFDGSYDELPPVSLQLLDGSVPGIGLGAFNARGVNITVHGGAEDGVAKMSLGGKVAILKSPGKNNAYINGSVGKSFGYGAQKGLFLIQGNADTRACIRFSGADVVFGGEITTPLKDELGGLAARANLKGFAFEYMTNGRAVVLGDPGPWICAGMTGGVIYQRLVPEMGLDQGAIERRIAKGAKVKIEPIGAQSKKDLNELLTAYHAELVESGQAEAAAKIEALLGDLETNFVRIAPVGLQADQSVATE comes from the coding sequence ATGCGTAATGAAGGCCGTTTTCAGAATTTGCTGGAAACCGAACACGATAGCTGCGGCATAATTTGTATTATTGAAAAAGATGGCCATCCATCCCGTGATAATATTCAGAAAACGATAAATGCCCTTGTTAAAATGGAGCATCGTTCAGGCTTTATTAATGGAGAAGGCGATGGCTGCGGGATTTTAACTGACATTCCCAGAGCTCTTTGGGCAAAGAAGCTTACGGAAGCAGGGTTAGACAGCAAGCTTGCTTATGACCCGCGTTTCTCGGTTGCCCATATTTTTGTTCCGCGCAAGCTCGACCTTACAGCTGGGCAGATGCAGGAGGGAATCCGCGGTCTTTTCCAAAACTTCGGGGTTTCTATTCTTATGGAGCAAGAAAACCAAGTCGATAATCGTGTGCTCGGTCTGAACGGGCTGAATGACGAGCCTACCTTCTGGCAGATTGCCGCTCTTTGCGATAAGCAGGAAGTGAATACGGCAGATCATCTTTTTGAGCTGCATGTTTCCATCGAGGCCAGATACCATGTACATGTAGCCTCACTCAGCAACGTAACTGCGGCTTATAAAGTGATGGGTGCTGCCAGCATTTTGCCGAAGTATTTTAACGATACACGCGATCCGTTATTTGCGGCTCAGGTTACGATCGGACATAACCGTTACTCCACTAACACACTATCTAGCTTTTTTCGTGTACAGCCTTTTTCCTTGCTCGGTCACAACGGTGAAATCAATACGGTTAAAAAAATGCGTATCGAAGCCGATATGGTCGGCGTTCCGCTGGTTGACGGCGGCAGTGACTCGCAGGATATGAACCGGACGATCGAGACATTTATTCACCGTTTTGGACTTAGCTTGTTTGAAGCGATGGAAATGGTGTTCCCTCCCATCATTAATGAAATGAAGCAGTTCCGTCCGGAGCTGCAGGACTTATATGTATACTATCGTCAGGTATGGGGCCATTACGCGCAGGGTCCTGCAGGACTCGTGTCGCGATACGGCAATGAATGTATATTCAGCGTCGACGCACTCGGACTTCGTCCGCTTTGGATGGTTGAAAGCGAATCATCGCTTTACTTCTCTTCCGAGCAAGGCGTCATTACGGTCGATGAAATGGTAGCTGATCCCAAGTCCATAGCTCCGGGTGAGAAAATCGGTGTCGTGCTGACTCCCGGTGAGCATGTTCAAGTCATTCCTTACCATGCCGTTCAAAACACCGTGCTGGAACGTACCAAAGGGCGCATTAATTTTGTTGGCTTACGCCGCTTCTTGAATCCAGCTTCCCTGGGTGAAGCCGACTTTAAAAATGAGACTATAGCTGTTACAGATCCATTGTACAGTGCATTCGGATGGGATCGGGAAGGCATTCAAATGATCGAAACCATGTCTGAGACTGGCGCTGAGCCTATCCGTTCCCTTGGTCATGACGGTCCGCACGCAGCGCTGAATGGAGAACGTCAGAATGTGCCTGATTTTATTAAAGAAAGCGTAGCTGTTGTCACCAATCCTGCGATTGACCGAGACCGTGAGATGGAGCATTTCTCAACACGTGTCATTGTCGGACCTCGTCCAGCCGTATACGGACAAGTGGATGCCAAGCTTCGTTTGGAGCTGCTTACTCCATTAGTATTGGAAGGATCCGAAGGAACAGATAGTGAAGAGCATCTTTCACAACCTTCTCTTGAGCAGCTGCTTTTGAGATTCAAGGCTGAGGGCGAAGGTCATGTGGTTACTTTGTCGGCTACTTTTACCAGAGGCACCTCACTTCGTCAAGGACTTGATGCCTTAGCTGCAGCCGCTGTTTCTGCTGTTCGTGGCGGAGCTTCCCTGCTGGTGCTGGATGATGCGGAAGCCCACCAAAATGACAGACTGTGGATCGATCCGCATCTGGCTGTTTCCAAAATCGACATAGCCCTTCGTGCTGAAAAATTAGGCTTTGGCGATAACCTTCGCCGTCAAGTTACTTTAGTGCTTCGTTCCGCTGCGATTCGCAGTCTGCATGATATCGCAGTTGCCTGCGGCCTGGGTGCGGATGTGATTTCCCCCTACCTTCTGTTTGCAACAGCTTCAGACAAAGAAGGCTCCCCTGCAGCGGCTCGTAAAGTTTATATGGCGCTGACCAAGGGTCTGGAAAAAGTCATCTCCACCATCGGTACACATGAACTGCGCGGATATACACGCTTCTTCTCCTCAATCGGCTTCCATCCGGAAGTGGCCGAGGTTCTGGATATCGTCAATTACTTGGGCAGCGAAAAAGCAGGAACAGGCTTTGCCAATCTTGAGGCGGATGCGGAAGCTCGTTATGTTGACTATGCGAACCCAAAAGCAAAAGCAGCCCGCAACTTCCGATTCTTTCAGCGTATATGGAAGTCTCTTACCGAGGCAGCTGCAGGAACGGCTCCTTACAACGATTATCGTGACAAGCTGCGTGAGGAAGAGAAGAAAAATCCGGTCTCGATCCGTCACGTCGCCGATTTCAATTATGAGAAGGCCCATACGGAAGGACGCGGTCCCCTGCAACCTTCAGAGGTAGATATTACTGTCGGCAAGCACGATTTGCCGATGCTGATTTCCTCGATGTCGTTTGGTTCGCAAAACGAAACAGCTTTCCGCGCTTATGCCGAAGCAGGCGAACGCCTGAACATGGTAACCATGAACGGTGAAGGCGGAGAGATTAAAGATATGCTTGGCCGATACAAAAGAACTCGCGGAGCGCAGGTCGCTTCCGGACGATTTGGTATCAACGTGGAGCTGGCTAATGCCGTAGCTTTCCTTGAGATCAAAATCGGGCAAGGCGCAAAGCCGGGCGAAGGCGGACATCTGCCAGGATCAAAGGTCACAGCCAAGATCGCTGCTGCCCGTAATGCAACTATTGGTTCAGATTTGATTTCTCCTTCGAATAATCATGATATTTATTCCATTGAGGATTTGGCGCAAATCATTTCCGAGCTCAAAGAGGCCAGCGGCCGCAAAGCGCAAATCATCGTGAAAGTACCTGTTGTACCTGGAATAGGGACCATTGCCGTCGGTGTTGCCAAAGCAGGGGCGGATATCATAACTTTATCCGGTTTTGATGGCGGTACGGGAGCTGCACGTGTCCACTCCTTGACTCACGTTGGTCTTCCCACCGAAATTGGTACGAAGCTTGCACACGTAGCATTGATTGAAGCTGGGCTTCGCCACCAAGTAGAGCTGTGGTCTGACGGCGGTTTGAAGTCCGGCGCAGATGTCGTGAAAATGATCATGCTTGGGGCAAACCGCTGCGGTTTCGGCAGTATTTCGATGCAAGCGATCGGTTGTACAACTTGCCGCGGCTGCCATCTGGATACATGCCATGTTGGGATTGCAACCCAAATCGATTCCATGGAAGAAGCCGAGGAAAAAGGTCTTCGACGCTTTGTACCGCGCGAATTTGATCTGGCTGTCGACAGCCTGGTTCGTTTATTCAGCGCAATGGGTGAAGAAATTTGTGAGATTGTTGCTGAGCTTGGATTCAAAAGCGCACAAGAGCTGGTTGGCCGCTCGGATCTGCTGCAGCAAGTCAGCCATTTGGATCGAATCGACTTAAGCGATATTTTACGTCCGGCTCCCTTGCAGTTTATTGTTCCTTCTGATTATGCAAAAGCAATTGGGGTCGCCTCTTCGGATATCAGAATTGCAGCAGGCGCAGAAGGGCAAGAATTCTTCCCTGATACTTTGTCTATGCATGCTGCCATCGACCGCCGTTGGTCCAGAGTTGACGCCGAAACTCGTATTCTCGGCAGTCGTTATTCGAGCCATCGTGTAAGAGATCGTTTTGACGGCAGCTACGATGAGCTTCCTCCTGTATCCTTGCAGCTGCTGGATGGCTCAGTGCCTGGTATCGGATTAGGCGCGTTTAACGCCCGTGGAGTTAACATTACCGTTCACGGTGGCGCAGAAGACGGAGTGGCCAAAATGTCACTTGGCGGCAAGGTTGCGATCCTGAAATCTCCTGGCAAAAACAATGCCTACATCAACGGAAGCGTCGGCAAATCCTTCGGTTACGGCGCGCAGAAGGGCTTGTTCCTGATCCAGGGGAACGCCGATACCCGGGCCTGCATCCGCTTCTCCGGTGCGGATGTCGTATTTGGCGGCGAAATCACTACGCCGCTTAAGGATGAGCTTGGCGGCTTGGCCGCACGCGCTAATCTCAAAGGCTTCGCCTTTGAGTACATGACGAACGGCCGTGCCGTTGTCCTCGGGGATCCAGGTCCCTGGATCTGCGCAGGTATGACAGGAGGCGTGATCTATCAACGCCTGGTGCCTGAGATGGGGCTCGATCAGGGAGCCATCGAACGCCGTATCGCCAAAGGCGCCAAAGTTAAGATTGAGCCTATCGGGGCTCAAAGCAAGAAAGATCTGAACGAGCTGCTAACCGCATATCATGCTGAGCTGGTAGAATCCGGTCAAGCTGAAGCAGCGGCGAAGATTGAAGCATTGCTCGGCGACCTGGAAACCAACTTTGTGCGTATAGCTCCGGTTGGACTACAAGCCGATCAATCGGTAGCTACTGAATAG
- a CDS encoding S-layer homology domain-containing protein — protein MDEKIKPVLDILKEGIVIDTLQKNAQESHTVISANNPASILGSELWPYQTAPSFDLYMKGNGLYLKSSVDKKFLALPSQAANAPDSMASEKIKQILKAFINQYDYNAQHLEKIGSEKVTLPNGSVLDTTHIRISLDMQEAMDMAAYTLDNLSRFEGLKDLPSLLPTLGGAQGAVDLAGIKNNLSDMAKQIKASNVADLKASGFDAKLSLDLWIDKDNQISQNETNIYFKLPNETTQQSGSSNQADLNLTIRNQIWNQNKNLDIQYPSEGIIVNSENIKKDIKLLNSYDKSSPIRFLAKDELLMQAAPFADVPSFDWAFEPVTMLHQMNIINGYENNEFKPDRNITRAEFINMAANALGLKPVSANLSSFKDNNQIPNWATQSVQTAVQAGLIDGYEDGSLRPNQPISRTEIVAILAKGFHLPVTSNYSLTYTDQNAIPNWAVNYVRSAATKGLVDGYEDGSFAPNRPAKRSEVASILYKSIMMD, from the coding sequence ATGGATGAAAAAATCAAGCCAGTTTTAGATATTTTAAAAGAGGGGATCGTCATCGATACTCTCCAAAAAAATGCACAGGAATCACACACGGTCATTTCAGCAAACAACCCTGCTTCTATTCTTGGCAGCGAATTATGGCCTTACCAAACAGCTCCTTCATTTGATTTATACATGAAAGGAAATGGGCTATATCTGAAGTCTTCCGTGGATAAGAAATTTTTGGCTCTTCCCTCCCAAGCCGCAAATGCTCCAGACAGCATGGCAAGCGAGAAAATAAAACAAATACTGAAAGCTTTCATAAATCAATATGATTATAATGCACAGCATCTTGAAAAAATAGGTTCAGAAAAGGTTACACTCCCCAATGGAAGCGTCTTGGATACAACCCACATCCGGATTAGCCTTGACATGCAGGAAGCAATGGATATGGCCGCATATACGCTTGATAATTTAAGCCGATTTGAAGGATTGAAAGACCTTCCGTCATTGCTTCCGACCCTTGGAGGAGCTCAGGGAGCAGTGGATTTGGCCGGGATCAAAAATAATCTATCCGATATGGCAAAGCAAATCAAAGCTTCGAATGTAGCGGATTTGAAAGCAAGCGGATTTGACGCTAAGCTTTCGCTAGATTTATGGATAGATAAAGATAACCAAATCTCCCAAAACGAGACCAACATCTATTTCAAACTACCGAACGAAACTACGCAGCAAAGCGGCAGTTCCAATCAAGCAGATTTAAACCTGACCATACGGAATCAAATCTGGAATCAGAACAAGAATCTTGATATCCAGTACCCATCCGAAGGAATCATAGTAAATTCGGAAAACATTAAAAAGGATATCAAGCTTTTGAATTCTTACGATAAATCCAGCCCAATTCGTTTCCTGGCCAAGGATGAATTGTTGATGCAAGCCGCACCTTTTGCCGACGTTCCCAGTTTTGACTGGGCTTTTGAGCCAGTGACCATGTTACACCAAATGAACATTATTAATGGTTATGAAAATAACGAGTTTAAACCAGATCGCAATATTACCCGTGCGGAATTTATTAATATGGCAGCGAACGCCTTGGGTTTAAAGCCTGTCTCTGCCAATCTTTCCTCCTTCAAGGATAATAATCAAATTCCCAATTGGGCCACCCAATCCGTTCAGACAGCTGTGCAGGCCGGTCTGATCGATGGTTATGAAGATGGCTCACTTCGTCCAAACCAGCCGATTTCTCGTACCGAGATCGTCGCTATTTTGGCAAAAGGATTTCATCTTCCTGTCACCTCTAATTATTCCTTAACATATACCGATCAGAATGCCATTCCTAATTGGGCGGTGAACTATGTGCGATCCGCTGCCACCAAAGGTTTGGTGGATGGGTATGAGGACGGAAGTTTTGCTCCAAACAGACCAGCCAAAAGATCCGAAGTGGCATCGATCCTTTATAAATCCATAATGATGGATTGA
- a CDS encoding M20/M25/M40 family metallo-hydrolase — protein sequence MSLAKVNELIAERKEQYLEQLFTILRQKSISTQNIGIRECADLLREMMEGIGIKTRLMETKGHPVIYGEMIKDKDAFSVLIYGHYDVQPPDPLDEWLSPPFEPTIRNNKIYARGAGDNKGQLMAQLLAVKTYLDAFGELPINIKFIFEGEEEQSSANLPAFIQENSELLKTDLVYTSDGPSHDSGRPLILLGVRGVLKLELIAKGADWDNHSGNKGNIVPNPVWKLMDLFRTMRDEHGRVLIEGFYDHILPISEKDTQLLNEMPFDRDQVAKLIGYEGLNMDGGTYYRKLTMEPTFNICGIHSGYTGEGTKTIIPSKATVKMDIRLVADQDPQDIFEKFCNHVKKVAPDIEVKFMGAVSPSRTSAEHELVQVVIKAVGEAHEQIPIVQPSMGGSLPDYMWTKTLGLPSIVVPYANFDEANHSPNENIGVDYFLNGIKSTCHVIHKLGAFHQSGQR from the coding sequence ATGAGCTTAGCCAAAGTGAATGAACTAATCGCGGAACGAAAAGAACAGTATTTGGAACAATTGTTTACCATTCTGCGGCAAAAAAGCATCAGCACGCAAAATATCGGGATCCGGGAATGCGCAGACTTATTGCGAGAAATGATGGAAGGTATCGGAATTAAAACACGGTTGATGGAAACAAAAGGCCATCCAGTCATTTACGGCGAAATGATAAAAGACAAGGACGCATTTTCCGTTCTCATTTACGGGCACTATGATGTGCAGCCTCCAGACCCTTTGGATGAGTGGCTGTCTCCACCTTTTGAACCGACAATCCGTAACAACAAAATATATGCACGGGGTGCGGGAGATAACAAAGGGCAGCTGATGGCGCAGCTTCTTGCCGTCAAGACGTACCTGGACGCTTTCGGAGAGCTTCCGATTAATATTAAATTTATTTTCGAAGGCGAGGAAGAGCAGAGCAGCGCCAATCTTCCGGCTTTCATTCAGGAAAACAGTGAGCTTCTTAAAACCGACCTTGTCTATACGTCCGACGGACCATCCCATGATAGCGGCAGACCTTTGATTTTATTGGGTGTTCGCGGGGTGCTCAAGTTGGAGCTGATAGCTAAAGGCGCAGACTGGGATAACCATTCCGGCAATAAAGGCAACATTGTGCCTAACCCGGTTTGGAAGCTGATGGATCTGTTTCGAACGATGAGGGATGAGCATGGCCGGGTGCTGATCGAAGGCTTCTACGACCATATACTGCCTATCTCAGAAAAAGATACCCAACTGCTGAACGAAATGCCCTTTGATCGGGATCAAGTTGCCAAGCTGATCGGTTATGAGGGTTTGAATATGGATGGAGGCACCTATTACCGCAAACTAACCATGGAGCCTACATTCAATATTTGCGGGATACACAGCGGCTACACGGGAGAAGGAACCAAAACCATCATCCCTTCCAAAGCAACAGTCAAAATGGATATTCGGTTGGTGGCGGATCAGGACCCTCAAGATATTTTTGAAAAATTTTGCAATCATGTGAAGAAAGTTGCTCCGGATATCGAAGTGAAGTTTATGGGCGCGGTAAGTCCGTCAAGAACATCTGCCGAACATGAGCTTGTGCAGGTTGTAATTAAAGCGGTAGGTGAAGCCCATGAGCAAATTCCGATTGTTCAACCCAGTATGGGAGGAAGCTTGCCCGATTATATGTGGACCAAAACGTTGGGATTACCATCCATCGTCGTCCCTTATGCCAATTTTGACGAAGCCAATCATTCTCCGAATGAAAACATCGGTGTCGATTATTTCTTAAACGGCATTAAAAGCACCTGTCATGTCATTCATAAATTAGGGGCTTTTCACCAATCTGGTCAGAGGTAA
- a CDS encoding epoxide hydrolase family protein — MTTSNQISNAVIAEIQPFRIAVAQAELDDLQYRLSKTRWPDALRGAGWKYGVSLDYVKELASYWQNEYDWRKHEARLNEFPQFTTIVDGAQVHFLHVRSPEPDAFPLLLTHAWPSSIVEFMELIGPLSDPRNHGGDPANAFHLIIPSVPGFGFSGSALEPGWNIARIAKAWDTLMKRLGYEEYGAHGSDCGALVSRELGIQKPEGLRGVHVLQLFSFPSGDPAEMADLSEDDQKRLQFLANFHERAGFNSIQSTRPQTLSYGLADSPVGQLAWIAELFNGFGDHVDFIDRDALLTNVTLYWLTNTAESSALLYYENAHNHEQAPQGPNTIPTGLAVFGHDFKSMKRFAQRDNTNIVQWSEFERGTHFAAMDAPDLLAPDIQAFFRSFR; from the coding sequence ATGACTACTTCAAATCAAATTTCAAACGCGGTAATAGCAGAAATTCAACCGTTTCGTATCGCCGTCGCGCAAGCAGAACTGGATGATCTCCAATATCGTCTGTCCAAGACGAGGTGGCCGGATGCATTAAGGGGAGCAGGCTGGAAATACGGCGTTTCGCTGGATTATGTGAAAGAATTGGCATCCTACTGGCAGAACGAGTACGATTGGCGTAAACACGAAGCACGTCTGAACGAATTCCCTCAGTTCACTACAATAGTTGATGGTGCCCAAGTACATTTCCTGCATGTCCGCTCGCCCGAACCAGACGCATTTCCTCTGCTGCTGACTCACGCCTGGCCTAGTTCGATCGTCGAGTTCATGGAGTTAATCGGTCCGCTCAGCGATCCGCGCAATCATGGCGGCGATCCGGCTAACGCATTCCATCTCATCATCCCTTCCGTGCCAGGGTTCGGATTCTCCGGCTCAGCCCTTGAACCCGGATGGAATATTGCTCGTATTGCGAAAGCATGGGATACATTAATGAAACGTTTGGGATATGAAGAATACGGTGCACACGGCAGCGACTGCGGTGCGCTTGTGTCCCGGGAGCTGGGCATACAGAAGCCGGAGGGCCTTCGCGGCGTCCACGTACTGCAGCTATTCTCCTTTCCTTCCGGCGATCCGGCAGAGATGGCAGACCTATCTGAAGATGATCAAAAGCGCCTTCAATTCCTTGCAAACTTCCATGAACGGGCAGGCTTCAATTCGATCCAGTCGACCCGGCCACAGACGCTCTCATATGGTCTTGCGGACTCTCCTGTGGGGCAGCTCGCTTGGATTGCCGAGTTGTTTAACGGCTTCGGTGACCATGTGGATTTCATTGACCGGGATGCATTGTTGACGAACGTTACCCTGTATTGGTTGACCAATACGGCAGAATCCTCCGCCCTCCTGTATTACGAGAATGCTCATAACCACGAACAAGCACCGCAAGGACCGAATACGATCCCGACAGGTCTGGCAGTGTTCGGACATGATTTCAAATCGATGAAGCGCTTTGCACAGCGCGATAACACGAACATTGTGCAATGGTCGGAGTTTGAACGGGGTACCCATTTTGCTGCGATGGATGCGCCGGATCTTCTGGCTCCGGACATTCAAGCTTTCTTCCGCAGTTTCCGCTAA
- a CDS encoding YafY family protein: MKLDRLLAITMTLLNQPRVSATELAKRFEVSLRTIYRDMEAINQAGIPIVSFAGSDGGYEIMSGYRLDKQVLSLEDFSSIISALRGVRSATDHSEIDGLLERIGALMPAQAKAVDQVYVDLDFQPTPNDKEHIGPMHQAIKDLQLVRFTYLDNKGIEAERTMEPMSLFLKGFVWYVYGYCLTRMDIRVFRLSRMSRLKILPETFVRRDYTLQDVEQQFMSKADFMKVKAVLQFQPEVKTRVRDEFGFDQVIVNPNGTLSLTTHFSSTERAIQKILSYGSQVTVTEPPELIKELQRHILNMAELYKL, translated from the coding sequence ATGAAGCTGGATCGCTTGCTCGCAATTACGATGACACTGTTAAATCAACCGCGCGTCAGCGCTACAGAACTAGCCAAGCGCTTTGAGGTTTCTTTGCGAACTATCTATCGCGACATGGAAGCTATCAATCAAGCTGGAATTCCTATTGTTTCATTCGCTGGATCGGATGGAGGGTATGAAATCATGTCAGGCTATCGCTTGGACAAACAAGTCTTATCCCTGGAAGACTTTTCGTCGATCATCTCAGCCTTGCGCGGTGTGCGCTCCGCGACGGATCATTCCGAAATCGACGGATTATTAGAAAGAATAGGCGCCTTGATGCCTGCTCAAGCGAAAGCTGTAGATCAAGTTTATGTGGATCTCGATTTCCAACCGACACCTAATGATAAAGAACATATCGGGCCCATGCATCAGGCGATCAAAGATTTGCAATTAGTTCGATTTACTTATTTAGACAACAAAGGAATTGAAGCCGAACGCACGATGGAACCGATGAGCCTTTTCCTGAAAGGCTTTGTCTGGTATGTATACGGTTACTGCCTGACCCGAATGGATATTCGTGTGTTTCGGCTGTCCCGGATGAGTCGGCTGAAGATTTTGCCGGAAACATTTGTCCGTCGGGATTATACGCTGCAAGATGTCGAACAACAATTCATGAGCAAAGCCGATTTTATGAAAGTGAAGGCGGTTCTACAGTTTCAACCGGAAGTGAAAACCCGGGTTCGCGATGAGTTCGGTTTCGACCAAGTCATCGTGAACCCGAACGGAACCTTATCGTTGACCACGCATTTTTCATCTACGGAACGAGCGATCCAGAAAATTCTGAGCTACGGCAGTCAGGTGACGGTGACTGAACCTCCCGAATTGATAAAAGAGCTGCAACGTCACATTCTGAATATGGCTGAGCTCTATAAGCTTTGA
- a CDS encoding winged helix DNA-binding domain-containing protein: protein MNAVKKTRNKGSATGEEPATVLSSRVLNRALLARQMLLSRVKLPVLEVIENLVGMQAQAPNAPYFGMWSRLEGFQQEELSRLVRERKVVRMALMRSTLHLVSARDALQLRPWLQAVMDRSLNGTYGKHLKGVDLEALAAAGRELVESEPLTFSELGKRLREQWPDLSSEAIAAAIRNLVPLVQVPPRGMWGESGQAAHTSVEAWLGKPLCSQPEAKSIIRRYLAAFGPATVKDIQTWSGLSRVSEVIESLRPQLVTFLDERGSELFDLPEAPRPDADTPSAPRFLGEFDNMLLSYADRSRIIDETYRSRVFTANGIIRSTILIDGFVAGTWKLKRERGRVTLYIEPFIRLSKQEINALTAEGARLLHFAEAEAHSHDVIVNSPEG, encoded by the coding sequence ATGAATGCAGTAAAAAAGACGCGAAACAAAGGATCTGCAACCGGAGAAGAACCAGCCACAGTACTAAGTTCTCGCGTCTTGAATCGTGCACTGCTTGCAAGGCAAATGCTGCTGAGCCGTGTGAAGCTTCCGGTCTTGGAGGTCATCGAGAATCTGGTCGGTATGCAGGCGCAAGCCCCGAACGCCCCTTACTTCGGTATGTGGTCTCGGCTGGAAGGCTTTCAGCAAGAAGAACTGTCCCGGCTTGTCCGGGAAAGGAAGGTTGTGCGTATGGCTCTGATGCGTTCGACCCTCCACTTGGTCTCTGCCCGCGATGCTCTGCAGCTGCGCCCGTGGCTGCAGGCCGTCATGGACCGCAGCCTGAACGGCACCTATGGAAAGCACCTCAAGGGGGTAGACCTTGAGGCGCTTGCTGCTGCCGGCCGGGAACTGGTTGAAAGCGAGCCTCTGACTTTCAGCGAATTAGGCAAGCGTCTACGCGAACAATGGCCCGATCTTAGTTCGGAGGCTATTGCGGCTGCGATTCGGAATTTGGTACCGCTTGTGCAAGTACCGCCGCGGGGGATGTGGGGAGAAAGCGGCCAGGCTGCACATACATCGGTGGAAGCATGGCTCGGTAAGCCTCTGTGCTCCCAGCCTGAAGCGAAGAGCATTATCAGGCGTTATTTGGCCGCATTCGGTCCGGCAACTGTCAAGGACATTCAGACGTGGTCAGGACTTTCGCGCGTGAGCGAAGTCATCGAGTCACTTCGTCCACAGCTAGTTACATTCCTGGACGAACGGGGCTCGGAATTATTCGACCTTCCCGAAGCTCCGCGGCCGGATGCCGACACGCCGTCTGCGCCTCGATTCCTTGGTGAGTTCGACAATATGCTCTTATCTTATGCGGACCGCAGTCGAATCATTGATGAGACATACCGCAGTCGGGTATTCACCGCGAACGGGATCATCCGATCGACTATACTCATCGACGGCTTCGTCGCTGGAACCTGGAAGCTGAAGCGTGAACGGGGGAGAGTAACTTTGTACATAGAGCCCTTCATTAGACTCTCCAAACAAGAAATCAACGCCCTAACGGCGGAAGGAGCCCGACTGCTTCATTTTGCTGAAGCAGAGGCTCATTCCCATGACGTTATTGTTAATTCACCAGAGGGGTAA